In Gordonia sp. SL306, the genomic window ACAGATCCAGAGCCGCGGCTATCAGCCGGTCGCGCGTCTGCAGCTTCTTGCGTTCGCGAAGACCGGCCTTGAACTGGCCTGTTCGGGATTCAGCAAGGGTCACGACCAGATTGTAACTCTTCCGGACAGATATTTCTGCAGTGTGCGCCAATTGACTGATTAGGTATTTTGTCGCTTGACGACTTCTGTCTGACTCTGCCACTATTGCCGGGCACCGATATTTCACCCCTCCGGATCGAGGACCTCTTGACCACATCGGACACTGCACTCTCACCGCACATCCCTGACTCCGAACTCGCATCCCCACCGCCCGCGAACTCGCGCCGCTGGTGGGCGCTGGGCGTCATTGCCCTGGCCCAGTTGATGGTGGTGCTCGACGCCAGCATCATCACGATCGCCCTCCCCTTCGCCCAGTCCGACCTGGACATCTCCGATGCCAACCGCCAGTGGGCGCTCACCGCGTACACGCTGATGTTCGGTGGACTCCTGCTCCTGGGCGGCCGAATGGCCGACTACCTGGGTCGTCGGCGGATGTTCCTGATCGGCCTCGCCGGTTTCGCCGCGTCGTCGGCGATGGCGGGATTCGCCTGGGACGGCATGTCATTCTTCGCCGGACGCGCCCTGCAGGGGGTGTTCGCGGCAATGCTCGCGCCCGCGGCGCTGTCCCTGATCACCGTCACGTTCACCGAACACCGCGAGCGGGCCCGCGCCTTTGCGGTCTACGGTGCCGTGTCCGGTGGCGGCGCCGCGATCGGCCTGATCGCCGGTGGTGCACTCACCGAGTTCTTCTCCTGGCGTTGGACCTTGCTGATCAACACCCCGATCGCGATCGTCGCCGCGATCGGCGGACTGATCCTGGTGATCCGGGACGTGCCATCCCCGCGAACCGGCCACTACGACCTCCCGGGTGCGGTGACCGTCACCCTGGGGCTCGTCAGCCTCGTCTACGGCTTCACCAGAGCAGCTGAATCCGGCTGGGGCGCACCATCGACCATCCTGCTGTTCGCGGCCGCCGCAGCGCTGTTGGTCGCATTCGTGATGATCGAGCTGAGAAGCGCCAGTCCTCTGCTGCCGCTGCGCATCCCGGGTGACCTGAACCGCGGCGGGGCTTATCTGGTGGCGTTCATCGTCCCGACCGCCATGTTCGCGATGTTCCTGTTCTTGAGCTACTACTTCCAGAACACCCTGGGCCACACCCCGTTGCAGGCCGGCGTCCTGTTCCTGCCGTTCCCGGCGGGGATCATCGTCGCGGCCGCTGCGGCCAGCTCGCTGCTTCCCCGGTTCGGGCCGCGGCCACTGATGATGGCCGGCACCCTGTCCGGCACCCTCGGCTACCTCTACCTGGCACAACTGGATTCGGACTCGACGTGGGTTGCACACATCCTGCCCAGCGAGCTCCTGATCGCGGTCGGTATGGGCCTGGTGTTCGTCGCGATGCAGTCGGTGGCGTTGCACCGTATCGACGAGAAGGACGCCGGTGTGGCCAGCGCGCTGGTCAACACATCGCAGCAGGTCGGCGGCTCGGTCGGCGTGGCACTCCTGAGCACGATTGTGGCACAGGTGTTGTCCAACGACGGCCGAAGTGCCATGACACTCGATCCGGCCACCGGACAGCCTGTTCCGGTGAACCCGCAGGGCTTCATGTCGGCGAGTATCCACAGCTACGACGTGGCCTTCTATTGCGGAGCCGGGTTCATGTTCCTCGCGTTCCTGGTCATCACCGGCATGATCCGGATGGGACGACACGAGTTGGGCGACGAAACGCAGAATGCGGCGGCCGTCGCGGCCTGATCGCGGACACACGCCACTGCCGGCCGAGAACCCCTGCACCATTTCGGTGCAGGGGTTCTTCGCCCGGCTCGCTCGATGTCATGGCGAGATGCCACCATCGGTGACCATGACGACCCCCAACCGCCCGGCACCGCCGATGAGCGCCGACGAACGGTCCACTATGGAAGGCTGGCTGGATTTCTATCGGGCCACCCTCGCCCAGAAATGCAACGGCCTCGACGACCGGCAGCTGCGCTCCGCGACGGTGGCGCCGTCACCGTTGACACTGCTGGGTCTGACCCAGCACGTGGCGGAGGTGGAACGAAACTGGTTCCGCCGTGTACTGCTCGGGGAGCAGGTCGGCCCGATCTACGACAACGGTCCTCGATCCGTCGGTCATGATGGAGGATTCGTGGTCACCGAGGAGTCGTCGTACCATCGCGCCGAAGAGATCAGGCAAGCTGAGATCGTCCGGGCGCGGGCGAATTGCGCAACCCGAGAGTTGTCCGACACCAGCAGTTTCCGCGGTGGCGAGGTGAGTCTGCGATGGATCTATGCCCACATGATCGCCGAGTACGCACGACATTGCGGTCACGCCGACCTGATCCGCGAACGTATCGACGGCGCGACGGGGGTCTGACGACAGCAATCATCCCCGAGGGGTGGCACCGAGGGGAATACCCCTAGGGCCGCC contains:
- a CDS encoding MFS transporter, whose protein sequence is MTTSDTALSPHIPDSELASPPPANSRRWWALGVIALAQLMVVLDASIITIALPFAQSDLDISDANRQWALTAYTLMFGGLLLLGGRMADYLGRRRMFLIGLAGFAASSAMAGFAWDGMSFFAGRALQGVFAAMLAPAALSLITVTFTEHRERARAFAVYGAVSGGGAAIGLIAGGALTEFFSWRWTLLINTPIAIVAAIGGLILVIRDVPSPRTGHYDLPGAVTVTLGLVSLVYGFTRAAESGWGAPSTILLFAAAAALLVAFVMIELRSASPLLPLRIPGDLNRGGAYLVAFIVPTAMFAMFLFLSYYFQNTLGHTPLQAGVLFLPFPAGIIVAAAAASSLLPRFGPRPLMMAGTLSGTLGYLYLAQLDSDSTWVAHILPSELLIAVGMGLVFVAMQSVALHRIDEKDAGVASALVNTSQQVGGSVGVALLSTIVAQVLSNDGRSAMTLDPATGQPVPVNPQGFMSASIHSYDVAFYCGAGFMFLAFLVITGMIRMGRHELGDETQNAAAVAA
- a CDS encoding DinB family protein; amino-acid sequence: MTTPNRPAPPMSADERSTMEGWLDFYRATLAQKCNGLDDRQLRSATVAPSPLTLLGLTQHVAEVERNWFRRVLLGEQVGPIYDNGPRSVGHDGGFVVTEESSYHRAEEIRQAEIVRARANCATRELSDTSSFRGGEVSLRWIYAHMIAEYARHCGHADLIRERIDGATGV